The Vibrio syngnathi DNA window TCAGCAATTGTCGCAGGGAATTCAGCGCCACTGCCATCAAACAGAAGAACTTCTTGGCTTTCTTTCATTCGAAGGACACGACCAACATGACCCGCGGCATCTTCGCTAAGAGCGAGTTGCCCCAGTTGGTGAATCAATTCAGGGTGGTAAATTCTTGGAGTTCGCATTATTTAATATCTCACGCTGTAGAGCAGAACAATAGGATGGAGTCTAAGGTGAAATAAAACAAGTCGGTACATAAATATTTACATGAAAACCCTATAAAAAATAAAGTCATATATTCATCATTATTATCGTTTACTGTATGCTGCACCAGAATTTTATGTGATGAAGATCTCATATTCCCTGAGTTCTCCTCTTATTGTCTATCTACGCAGAAACGAAACGATATGAAAAAAACACTGTTATTAATCTGTATGTTAATGCTTCTCTCTGGATGTGGAGGAGGAGGTGCTGAAGGAAAAGCAACTGATAATACGCAAGTCGGCTCTGGTGGAAGTGGCGACGGAGATGGCAGTGGCTCGGGCGGCTCAGGTGGAAGCGGAGGCGGTGCCGGAAGTGGTTCTGGTGGTTCTGGTGGTTCAGGCGGAAGCGGCGGTGGAGACGGAAGTGGTTCAGGCGGTTCTGGTGGAAGTGGCGGCGGAGACGGCGGTGGCTCAGGTGGTTCTGGTGGAAGCGGTGGCGGCCAGGTTAAACCTACGTTGGATAAATATGAACAGCTACCTTTAACATTCTCTGCGAATGTGACACGCAATGGGCATACCGTACAAATCAAGGTGTCTAAGTATTCGGTAAGAAGAGCTGACACAGAGTTTTACTACTACGACGCCTCTAAGTCGTCCACTTTAATTGCTTTTGACTACACCCCTGAAGTACGGAGTTATCGCGGACAGATTGTGGGTGAACCAAGCTCACAGGTTATTGGGTATGTAGACTCCAAGAATCAATTTTATGGCTTCGTCTTTTATGGCGAGGATAGAGTGTGGACAATTGAAAACCTCGTTGTTCCTAACTTGAATAATACTGCTCAAAAAACAATGGATAAGGCTTTGCATCGTTCACCTGCCGAGTTGGTTCCTGTTGATAATAACTATCAGTTGCCAGCCTCTTCTTTGAACAGCCCTATTCCTACTCGTTCACTCATGAAACTCCAAATGAGTAGTATTGGTTACCTTGTTGATATTGAATCGTTTGAGACGTCTTTCAATAAAAATATTATTGATGCTGTTGCTGCAATGGATCATACAACCAATGCATTGGATTATTTCTTTGCGCGCGATTCGTTGATTCGAGTGGATTACCCTATCGGTGTCATTACCGTTAATAGCGGTGGGAAGTCCGTCAGTGAACTCAGCCCAATATTAGATCCATTAATCAGAGCTTCATCTCCAAGTGAGTTTAAAATTGGGCATACCTTTTTCAAAAAGGGTAACCGTTGCAATGCGTCAGGGCTTTCAAGTCGTTGCGATTTTCACCCAGATCTAGCGCATGCGTTGCATGAAATCGGCCATACATTTTCGCTGGGGCACCATGTTGGGCCTGAAACTAGTACTTTAATGAGTTTCTCGTTTGCCATTGATACCAGCATGATTTCGACGATGAAGACTTCAGGGGCAATTGATCAGCGTTTAGCGCCAGCAATGGAATCGGCAATGAACCCTAAGGCAAATATAGATCACATTGGTACTACTCGTAATACATCTGTAATCGTCGATGTACTTGATAATGATTTTGATGCCAATGGTATGAATGTTGGTGGCAAATTGTCTTTAGATAGTTATACGAAACGGAGTCAAAAAGGCGGGGTTGTAGGGCTGCAATCGGGCAAACTGAAATATACACCTGTTGAAGGTTATGTGGGAGAAGACCACTTTAGTTATACGATTACAGATGACTCTGGTTTAAAAGACAGTTCAGAAGTACACGTCAGTGTAAAAAGCGATGCGCGTGTACTTTATCTGTCAGATAACAAGCTTACACTTAGAAATGATATAAAGAATCATGCCAAACTGAGTCAACCTAACTTTAAGCATCTGATCAACCGAGCTGGTAGAGAGATGTTCT harbors:
- a CDS encoding Ig-like domain-containing protein — its product is MKKTLLLICMLMLLSGCGGGGAEGKATDNTQVGSGGSGDGDGSGSGGSGGSGGGAGSGSGGSGGSGGSGGGDGSGSGGSGGSGGGDGGGSGGSGGSGGGQVKPTLDKYEQLPLTFSANVTRNGHTVQIKVSKYSVRRADTEFYYYDASKSSTLIAFDYTPEVRSYRGQIVGEPSSQVIGYVDSKNQFYGFVFYGEDRVWTIENLVVPNLNNTAQKTMDKALHRSPAELVPVDNNYQLPASSLNSPIPTRSLMKLQMSSIGYLVDIESFETSFNKNIIDAVAAMDHTTNALDYFFARDSLIRVDYPIGVITVNSGGKSVSELSPILDPLIRASSPSEFKIGHTFFKKGNRCNASGLSSRCDFHPDLAHALHEIGHTFSLGHHVGPETSTLMSFSFAIDTSMISTMKTSGAIDQRLAPAMESAMNPKANIDHIGTTRNTSVIVDVLDNDFDANGMNVGGKLSLDSYTKRSQKGGVVGLQSGKLKYTPVEGYVGEDHFSYTITDDSGLKDSSEVHVSVKSDARVLYLSDNKLTLRNDIKNHAKLSQPNFKHLINRAGREMFFGKPTFTGYPDVGFYQYVIDQTSTNTPAELTEPTFSENNLMTLQKHMPHDLAPGKQSFTVVTRYKQDGFYQTVPENKGIHEVSLFSSGKIDDGFALSHFNGNNHRSGEPEKGLGWTLVSRQMYTRTSFSDSPHVLHAFAKPNEVNIANNAWHSVAWVIDRENNQVSTWVDGNLIPMALSTDPTNFRNYIPLPAGFEGIYPGGTHAWIDSSWDASTEGYGPWFMKTNGQNKGTGANGIWVSFTRFISAKFAVDDVQIYTYALEEQEIKNIAQNKEKAFTNNPVNGGSQSFSQPISLTWDSQHATAYKLRWGYTSAMTNVVSEQSDKSFRIGSPDATQKALYWRVDSKHGSEWIEGNVWSITNANVIGEALALAFTKDEVTGSGFGSDNAPWPKNVSKVIDGFNVVVTGQTRDNDASILRLSNDTTITLTDTNNRPFKQMRFSAAQWIQGTEGYLRAEYYNGTSWVPLITLHKGGMASGYGFGELRSSFLGIGSTSDKTSHPDWYDPASLNASAYYTVDFPTNTTEVRFKFYSTGSANNQVAIDQLNLYR